A section of the Roseivirga sp. BDSF3-8 genome encodes:
- a CDS encoding amino acid adenylation domain-containing protein, whose protein sequence is MNPARIISQLAEKGIGISLQDGRLKISGEKGSITPAIQEELRHNKEDIVAFLESRSAYRFRKSIVVVPDSQYHPLSQAQRRMWIMAQMEGAGKIYNLPALWHFKGELDRKALAKSLDQLNERHEVLRTTFKMVEGEPVQQVLSQATNSLEVYEAESIDNARQMAKQAIHQPFDLKNDSLLRVKLYALPSGEHILLLVIHHLVADGLSLNILLDEWLYLYGRELAGKPSELEPLRIQYKDFVHWQQKSLADGGLEADRTFWHERLSGELPVLELPYKDSRPAVQTYNGARQKATFDQNTLQNLQKLSEQEGGSLFMTLLSLVNVLLYKYSGQEDIICGTTISGREHPDLEGQIGLYLNTLALRNQVSGQDSFRSLVSRVSADTLQAFSHSRYPFDQLVEELDIPRDLSRSALFDVLVELQNFASLQMESHGDTSLAGLDIQTLEPESDVARVDLNFVFAEEADGLVLALEYNTDLFSYDQVRRMCLHLQQLAKALSANPEQPVGDYSLVTAEEKEELESFQGSVIPLETDSILPVWQQVVAQYAEKTALHFGDKERYSYKVLDEQTTAIAHWLQAEAGLAPGEIAGMLLPRTPKLLIGILGTWKAGGAYIPMDPAHPLSRLEDIATGSGMKVIVTSREAIDQEVRESLSQHVKLVDWEDIEAGLRAFKGKTLTHTPGPDDLAYVIYTSGSTGKPKGAMVEHKGMLNHLLAKVEDLQMTADSIVAQNATQNFDISVWQMFAALLTGGRTVMIGEDEVLSPAAFLQRIENEKVNILEVVPSYLRVLLDYLENSDACLDVDYLMVTGEELPAALASAWFDRYPDIPLVNAYGPTEASDDITHYFMEQMPEGLSRIPIGHVLRNFRIYVVDKDGKLCPPWVKGELWVSGLGVGKGYLNDEAKTTAAFLDTDPFVTNGERLYRTGDLGRYLPDGRLEFYGRLDNQVKVRGHRIELGEIESRLLKVPGVKQAAVKVWGETDKYLCGYIVGEAPTEDISSQLGKTLPAYMVPQRWVRLDSMPLNSSGKTDRNKLAKPEGEIEREYVAPSTPVEEALAAIWQEVLGVEQIGVMDNFFQLGGHSLRALQTITRIAKKLSVEVTLEAIYKNPDIRQLANYLLPQIGTASTRDILPVSEKEYYLLSNAQKRLWVLSQMQGAEQVYNLPAAWEIQGAPDVGALTSSLNKLVQRHEILRTSFTLQGEQPVQKVHAADQVDIHLPLTYIKEHQVKEKVNELSTVTFNLTEAPLFKATLLQVEESRYVLVLVVQHLISDGLSMRTMLDEWLYLYGRELAGKPSELEPLRIQYKDFVHWQQKSLADGGLEADRTFWHERLSGELPVLELPYKDSRPAVQTYNGARQKATFDQNTLQNLQKLSEQEGGSLFMTLLSLVNVLLYKYSGQEDIICGTTISGREHPDLEGQIGLYLNTLALRNQVSGQDSFRSLVSRVSADTLQAFSHSRYPFDQLVEELDIPRDLSRSALFDVLVELQNFASLQMESHGDTSLAGLDIQTLEPESDVARVDLNFVFAEEADGLVLALEYNTDLFSYDQVRRMCLHLQQLAKALSANPEQPVGDYSLVTAEEKEELESFQGSVIPLETDSILPVWQQVVAQYAEKTALHFGDKERYSYKVLDEQTTAIAHWLQAEAGLAPGEIAGMLLPRTPKLLIGILGTWKAGGAYIPMDPAHPLSRLEDIATGSGMKVIVTSREAIDQEVRESLSQHVKLVDWEDIEAGLRAFKGKTLTHTPGPDDLAYVIYTSGSTGKPKGAMVEHKGMLNHLLAKVEDLQMTADSIVAQNATQNFDISVWQMFAALLTGGRTVMIGEDEVLSPAAFLQRIENEKVNILEVVPSYLRVLLDYLENSDACLDVDYLMVTGEELPAALASAWFDRYPDIPLVNAYGPTEASDDITHYFMEQMPEGLSRIPIGHVLRNFRIYVVDKDGKLCPPWVKGELWVSGLGVGKGYLNDEAKTTAAFLDTDPFVTNGERLYRTGDLGRYLPDGRLEFYGRLDNQVKVRGHRIELGEIESRLLKVPGVKQAAVKVWGETDKYLCGYIVGEAPTEDISSQLGKTLPAYMVPQRWVRLDSMPLNSSGKTDRNKLAKPEGEIEREYVAPSTPVEEALAAIWQEVLGVEQIGVTDNFFQLGGDSIKAILTTSKARLKGYAFDMADIFESGTIRDLSIRVREENTLADQSPVSGEVPLSPVQAAFFAAHTLAPHHYNLSVMLRWPVNLSAEKVQAVFNTLMQHHDALRTVFRGDNGRHKPFIKDIREADAEVHSFDLRNIKETGTKINETSARLQETIDLENGPLLKVGHFQMGNEDRLLVVVHHAVVDGISWRILLEDIQVLIKLAENEEPLKLPPKTESYLKWMESLVQWADSKQVMKGVEWWQDMAGKHASSLPMDMPDGDDKVKDALSESVELDREQTQDLTKVNAVYGTNTSELLLAALSLSLRETFGRQNALVEVETHGREAAAGEMDLSRTVGWFTNFYPVLLEAQDQQGIGYHIKQVKENLRRVPEYGRSYNVLRYMKGKDLPLDAQIGFNYMGHFDDEADEALQIAEDNIGSQVSPEEIRPHAVEISGMIYNGRLTVNIEYGSRRFRQDTILQWAENYRKALETIISESADKKEKEITPSDLGYKDMQLEDLENFFD, encoded by the coding sequence ATGAACCCTGCGCGAATCATATCGCAATTAGCTGAAAAAGGAATCGGCATATCCCTTCAGGATGGCCGCCTGAAAATATCAGGTGAAAAAGGCAGTATTACCCCTGCTATACAGGAGGAACTGCGCCATAACAAGGAGGATATCGTCGCATTTCTCGAATCCAGGTCGGCGTATCGGTTCCGGAAATCCATTGTCGTGGTTCCTGATAGCCAATATCATCCGCTATCGCAGGCCCAGCGGCGTATGTGGATCATGGCCCAGATGGAAGGAGCGGGAAAGATCTACAACCTGCCAGCTCTCTGGCATTTTAAGGGTGAACTGGATCGCAAGGCCCTGGCTAAATCTCTCGATCAGCTTAATGAACGCCACGAGGTACTGCGGACTACGTTTAAAATGGTAGAAGGTGAGCCCGTCCAGCAGGTACTTTCGCAGGCCACAAATAGCCTTGAGGTATATGAGGCTGAAAGTATAGATAACGCCAGACAAATGGCCAAACAGGCCATCCATCAGCCTTTCGACCTGAAAAATGATTCCCTGCTACGGGTGAAGCTATATGCCTTACCTTCCGGAGAGCATATACTATTGCTGGTGATACATCATTTGGTGGCAGATGGACTTTCGCTCAATATATTGCTTGACGAATGGCTGTACCTGTATGGCCGCGAGCTGGCAGGCAAGCCCTCAGAGCTGGAGCCTCTGCGCATCCAGTACAAAGATTTCGTTCACTGGCAGCAGAAGTCTTTAGCTGATGGCGGTTTGGAAGCAGACCGCACTTTCTGGCATGAGCGTCTTTCCGGTGAGCTGCCCGTGCTGGAGCTTCCTTACAAAGACAGCCGCCCTGCCGTGCAGACCTATAACGGCGCCCGGCAAAAGGCTACTTTTGACCAAAACACCCTGCAAAACCTCCAAAAGCTCAGTGAGCAGGAGGGAGGCAGCCTGTTTATGACCCTGCTGAGCCTGGTCAATGTACTGCTATACAAATACAGCGGGCAGGAAGACATCATCTGCGGCACCACCATCAGCGGCCGTGAGCATCCCGACCTGGAAGGGCAGATAGGCTTGTACCTCAATACCCTGGCCCTGCGTAACCAGGTATCCGGGCAGGATAGCTTCCGTAGCCTCGTCAGCCGCGTTTCTGCTGATACCTTGCAGGCCTTCAGCCATAGCCGCTATCCCTTCGACCAGTTGGTGGAAGAGCTGGACATTCCCCGTGACCTGAGCCGCTCCGCCCTGTTCGATGTGCTGGTTGAGCTACAGAACTTTGCCAGCCTGCAAATGGAAAGCCACGGCGATACCTCCCTTGCCGGATTGGACATTCAGACACTGGAGCCGGAGAGTGACGTAGCCCGTGTAGACCTCAACTTTGTCTTTGCCGAGGAGGCAGACGGCCTGGTGCTGGCCCTGGAATACAATACCGACCTGTTTAGCTATGACCAGGTTCGCCGTATGTGCTTGCACCTGCAGCAGTTAGCCAAGGCACTGTCTGCCAATCCTGAGCAGCCGGTAGGCGATTACAGCCTGGTAACCGCAGAAGAGAAGGAAGAGCTGGAAAGCTTCCAGGGGTCTGTAATACCGCTGGAAACAGACAGCATCCTGCCCGTATGGCAGCAGGTAGTAGCGCAGTACGCAGAAAAGACCGCCCTGCACTTCGGTGATAAGGAACGCTATTCCTATAAAGTACTTGACGAGCAGACCACGGCCATAGCCCACTGGCTACAGGCAGAGGCAGGACTTGCCCCCGGCGAGATTGCCGGTATGCTGCTGCCGCGCACGCCTAAACTATTGATTGGTATACTCGGTACCTGGAAAGCAGGAGGCGCCTACATCCCTATGGACCCGGCCCATCCGCTTAGCCGCCTGGAAGACATCGCCACCGGCTCCGGCATGAAGGTCATCGTTACCTCCCGTGAGGCTATCGACCAGGAGGTGAGAGAATCCTTATCACAGCATGTCAAACTGGTAGACTGGGAAGACATAGAAGCCGGACTGCGAGCTTTCAAAGGCAAGACTCTTACGCATACTCCCGGCCCTGATGACCTGGCCTATGTGATCTACACCTCCGGCTCCACCGGCAAGCCTAAGGGCGCCATGGTGGAACACAAAGGCATGCTGAACCACCTGCTGGCCAAGGTGGAAGACCTGCAGATGACGGCTGATAGCATTGTGGCCCAGAACGCCACTCAAAACTTCGACATCTCCGTCTGGCAGATGTTTGCCGCCCTGCTTACCGGTGGGCGCACCGTCATGATCGGTGAGGATGAGGTGCTGTCACCGGCAGCCTTTCTGCAGCGCATAGAAAATGAGAAGGTCAACATTCTGGAGGTAGTCCCCTCTTACCTGCGGGTGCTGCTGGACTACCTGGAGAACAGCGACGCATGCCTGGATGTGGACTACCTGATGGTGACCGGCGAAGAGCTGCCCGCTGCCCTGGCCTCCGCCTGGTTCGATCGCTACCCTGACATTCCGCTAGTGAATGCCTACGGCCCTACTGAGGCGAGTGATGACATCACACACTACTTCATGGAGCAGATGCCAGAGGGACTGTCCCGAATTCCTATCGGTCATGTGCTGCGCAACTTCCGCATCTACGTGGTGGATAAAGACGGGAAGCTGTGTCCACCATGGGTAAAGGGCGAGTTATGGGTGAGTGGTCTTGGTGTGGGCAAAGGCTACCTGAATGATGAAGCCAAAACCACTGCCGCCTTCCTGGACACTGACCCCTTTGTTACAAACGGCGAACGCCTGTACCGCACCGGCGACCTGGGGCGCTACCTTCCTGATGGCCGGCTGGAGTTCTACGGCAGGCTGGACAACCAGGTGAAGGTACGCGGCCACCGGATAGAACTGGGCGAGATAGAAAGCAGGCTGCTGAAAGTACCCGGCGTAAAGCAGGCCGCTGTGAAAGTATGGGGGGAAACGGATAAGTACCTCTGCGGCTACATAGTAGGCGAAGCCCCTACTGAAGATATCAGCAGCCAGCTAGGTAAAACGCTACCGGCCTACATGGTACCACAGCGCTGGGTACGGCTGGACAGCATGCCACTGAACAGCAGCGGCAAGACCGACCGTAACAAGCTGGCAAAGCCGGAAGGTGAAATAGAGCGGGAATATGTAGCGCCTTCCACACCCGTAGAGGAGGCGCTTGCCGCCATCTGGCAGGAAGTGCTGGGTGTGGAGCAGATCGGAGTGATGGACAACTTCTTCCAACTGGGAGGGCACTCCCTGCGCGCTTTACAGACCATCACCCGCATAGCCAAAAAGCTATCGGTAGAGGTTACCCTGGAAGCTATCTATAAAAATCCGGATATCAGGCAACTAGCCAATTACCTGCTGCCGCAAATCGGTACAGCAAGTACTCGTGATATCTTACCGGTATCTGAAAAAGAATATTATCTGCTGTCAAACGCGCAGAAACGCCTCTGGGTATTGTCGCAAATGCAGGGTGCCGAACAGGTCTACAATCTGCCCGCCGCATGGGAGATTCAGGGAGCGCCTGATGTAGGAGCTTTGACCTCTTCCCTTAACAAATTGGTACAGCGCCATGAAATTTTACGCACCTCATTTACCCTGCAGGGTGAGCAGCCTGTACAGAAAGTACATGCTGCTGATCAAGTAGACATACATCTTCCGCTCACTTACATAAAAGAGCACCAGGTAAAGGAGAAGGTAAACGAGTTATCTACAGTCACCTTTAATCTGACAGAGGCACCACTCTTTAAAGCCACTCTGCTTCAGGTAGAAGAAAGCCGCTACGTATTGGTACTGGTAGTACAACACCTTATTTCCGATGGCCTGTCTATGCGTACCATGCTTGACGAATGGCTGTACCTGTATGGCCGCGAGCTGGCAGGCAAGCCCTCAGAGCTGGAGCCTCTGCGCATCCAGTACAAAGATTTCGTTCACTGGCAGCAGAAGTCTTTAGCTGATGGCGGTTTGGAAGCAGACCGCACTTTCTGGCATGAGCGTCTTTCCGGTGAGCTGCCCGTGCTGGAGCTTCCTTACAAAGACAGCCGCCCTGCCGTGCAGACCTATAACGGCGCCCGGCAAAAGGCTACTTTTGACCAAAACACCCTGCAAAACCTCCAAAAGCTCAGTGAGCAGGAGGGAGGCAGCCTGTTTATGACCCTGCTGAGCCTGGTCAATGTACTGCTATACAAATACAGCGGGCAGGAAGACATCATCTGCGGCACCACCATCAGCGGCCGTGAGCATCCCGACCTGGAAGGGCAGATAGGCTTGTACCTCAATACCCTGGCCCTGCGTAACCAGGTATCCGGGCAGGATAGCTTCCGTAGCCTCGTCAGCCGCGTTTCTGCTGATACCTTGCAGGCCTTCAGCCATAGCCGCTATCCCTTCGACCAGTTGGTGGAAGAGCTGGACATTCCCCGTGACCTGAGCCGCTCCGCCCTGTTCGATGTGCTGGTTGAGCTACAGAACTTTGCCAGCCTGCAAATGGAAAGCCACGGCGATACCTCCCTTGCCGGATTGGACATTCAGACACTGGAGCCGGAGAGTGACGTAGCCCGTGTAGACCTCAACTTTGTCTTTGCCGAGGAGGCAGACGGCCTGGTGCTGGCCCTGGAATACAATACCGACCTGTTTAGCTATGACCAGGTTCGCCGTATGTGCTTGCACCTGCAGCAGTTAGCCAAGGCACTGTCTGCCAATCCTGAGCAGCCGGTAGGCGATTACAGCCTGGTAACCGCAGAAGAGAAGGAAGAGCTGGAAAGCTTCCAGGGGTCTGTAATACCGCTGGAAACAGACAGCATCCTGCCCGTATGGCAGCAGGTAGTAGCGCAGTACGCAGAAAAGACCGCCCTGCACTTCGGTGATAAGGAACGCTATTCCTATAAAGTACTTGACGAGCAGACCACGGCCATAGCCCACTGGCTACAGGCAGAGGCAGGACTTGCCCCCGGCGAGATTGCCGGTATGCTGCTGCCGCGCACGCCTAAACTATTGATTGGTATACTCGGTACCTGGAAAGCAGGAGGCGCCTACATCCCTATGGACCCGGCCCATCCGCTTAGCCGCCTGGAAGACATCGCCACCGGCTCCGGCATGAAGGTCATCGTTACCTCCCGTGAGGCTATCGACCAGGAGGTGAGAGAATCCTTATCACAGCATGTCAAACTGGTAGACTGGGAAGACATAGAAGCCGGACTGCGAGCTTTCAAAGGCAAGACTCTTACGCATACTCCCGGCCCTGATGACCTGGCCTATGTGATCTACACCTCCGGCTCCACCGGCAAGCCTAAGGGCGCCATGGTGGAACACAAAGGCATGCTGAACCACCTGCTGGCCAAGGTGGAAGACCTGCAGATGACGGCTGATAGCATTGTGGCCCAGAACGCCACTCAAAACTTCGACATCTCCGTCTGGCAGATGTTTGCCGCCCTGCTTACCGGTGGGCGCACCGTCATGATCGGTGAGGATGAGGTGCTGTCACCGGCAGCCTTTCTGCAGCGCATAGAAAATGAGAAGGTCAACATTCTGGAGGTAGTCCCCTCTTACCTGCGGGTGCTGCTGGACTACCTGGAGAACAGCGACGCATGCCTGGATGTGGACTACCTGATGGTGACCGGCGAAGAGCTGCCCGCTGCCCTGGCCTCCGCCTGGTTCGATCGCTACCCTGACATTCCGCTAGTGAATGCCTACGGCCCTACTGAGGCGAGTGATGACATCACACACTACTTCATGGAGCAGATGCCAGAGGGACTGTCCCGAATTCCTATCGGTCATGTGCTGCGCAACTTCCGCATCTACGTGGTGGATAAAGACGGGAAGCTGTGTCCACCATGGGTAAAGGGCGAGTTATGGGTGAGTGGTCTTGGTGTGGGCAAAGGCTACCTGAATGATGAAGCCAAAACCACTGCCGCCTTCCTGGACACTGACCCCTTTGTTACAAACGGCGAACGCCTGTACCGCACCGGCGACCTGGGGCGCTACCTTCCTGATGGCCGGCTGGAGTTCTACGGCAGGCTGGACAACCAGGTGAAGGTACGCGGCCACCGGATAGAACTGGGCGAGATAGAAAGCAGGCTGCTGAAAGTACCCGGCGTAAAGCAGGCCGCTGTGAAAGTATGGGGGGAAACGGATAAGTACCTCTGCGGCTACATAGTAGGCGAAGCCCCTACTGAAGATATCAGCAGCCAGCTAGGTAAAACGCTACCGGCCTACATGGTACCACAGCGCTGGGTACGGCTGGACAGCATGCCACTGAACAGCAGCGGCAAGACCGACCGTAACAAGCTGGCAAAGCCGGAAGGTGAAATAGAGCGGGAATATGTAGCGCCTTCCACACCCGTAGAGGAGGCGCTTGCCGCCATCTGGCAGGAAGTGCTGGGTGTGGAGCAGATCGGAGTGACAGACAACTTCTTCCAATTGGGAGGCGATTCTATCAAAGCTATCCTTACCACCTCCAAAGCCCGGTTAAAAGGGTATGCCTTTGACATGGCCGATATATTTGAGAGTGGTACCATACGGGACCTGAGTATACGGGTTCGCGAGGAAAACACCCTTGCCGATCAGTCGCCGGTAAGTGGCGAGGTGCCCCTGTCTCCTGTTCAGGCCGCATTCTTTGCTGCCCATACACTTGCCCCGCACCATTATAATCTCTCCGTGATGCTGCGCTGGCCTGTCAACCTGTCCGCTGAAAAAGTACAGGCTGTATTTAATACCCTGATGCAGCATCATGATGCGCTGAGAACAGTATTTCGCGGTGATAATGGCAGGCACAAGCCCTTTATCAAAGACATCCGTGAGGCAGATGCCGAGGTTCATTCCTTCGACCTGCGAAACATTAAAGAGACCGGTACTAAGATTAATGAAACCTCTGCCAGGTTGCAGGAAACCATTGATCTCGAAAACGGCCCCCTGCTTAAGGTGGGACATTTTCAAATGGGAAATGAAGACCGTCTATTGGTAGTCGTCCATCATGCTGTAGTAGATGGTATCTCCTGGCGTATTTTGCTTGAAGACATTCAGGTATTGATAAAGCTGGCAGAAAATGAGGAACCACTCAAACTACCTCCCAAGACGGAAAGCTACCTCAAATGGATGGAAAGTCTCGTGCAATGGGCTGATAGTAAGCAGGTAATGAAAGGTGTAGAATGGTGGCAGGACATGGCCGGAAAGCATGCTTCCTCCCTGCCAATGGATATGCCTGATGGAGACGATAAAGTGAAAGACGCCCTCAGTGAATCTGTTGAACTTGATCGCGAGCAGACACAGGATCTGACAAAAGTTAATGCTGTCTATGGCACCAATACCAGCGAACTCCTGCTGGCCGCTCTTTCACTCAGTCTCAGGGAGACCTTTGGCAGGCAAAACGCCCTGGTTGAAGTGGAAACCCACGGCCGGGAAGCTGCAGCAGGAGAAATGGACTTAAGCCGAACTGTGGGGTGGTTCACTAACTTCTACCCGGTTTTACTGGAAGCGCAGGATCAGCAGGGTATAGGATACCATATCAAACAGGTAAAAGAAAACCTGAGGCGTGTACCTGAATATGGCAGAAGCTATAATGTGCTTCGCTACATGAAAGGAAAGGACCTGCCGCTGGATGCACAGATCGGCTTCAACTACATGGGCCATTTTGACGATGAGGCCGATGAAGCGCTTCAAATTGCCGAAGATAACATAGGCAGTCAGGTTAGCCCCGAAGAGATACGCCCGCACGCGGTGGAAATATCCGGGATGATTTACAATGGCCGCCTCACGGTCAATATCGAATACGGTAGCCGACGCTTCCGCCAGGACACCATCCTGCAATGGGCTGAAAACTATCGTAAAGCTCTGGAAACGATTATTTCAGAGAGCGCAGATAAAAAAGAAAAAGAAATTACACCCAGTGATCTGGGCTACAAGGATATGCAACTCGAAGATTTGGAAAACTTCTTCGACTAA